In the Deferribacter desulfuricans SSM1 genome, AAATAGAAATTGATTGCAAAGCTGTTATAAATGCAACCGGTCCTTTTACCGATTTAATAAGAAAGATTGATAACCCAGACTGTGAAGAAATTATGGAAGTGTCCTCAGGGATTCATATCGTTATAGATAAATCGTTTGCATCTGAAAAAACAGGTTTGTTGATACCAAAAACTGATGATGGAAGAGTTTTATTTGTCTTACCTTGGGAAGATGCTTGTCTTATCGGCACAACTGATGAAGAAGCGGAAGTTTCAGAATATCCAAAACCTAAAGAAACTGAAATCGATTATCTTTTAAAGCATATTAACAGATATTTTGACTTAAAGGTTACAAAAAACGATATAAAATCGGTATGGTCAGGGTTGAGACCACTTGTAAAGCATAAATCAACAAACTCCACAGCTTCAATAGTAAGAGACCATTATATCGAAGTTTCAAACTCTGGCTTAATAACTATCACTGGTGGTAAATGGACTACATTTAGAAAAATGGCTCAAGACACAGTGAATAAAATGATTTCTGTTAATCAATTTGATAATGTAAAAGACTGTATTACAGAATCCATAATTTATCATGGTAGCGAAGGGTTTAACGACAACTTTATTAAAGAATTTTATCAGTTTTGTAAATTAGATAATGATATAAAAAACCATCTTTTAAAAAATTATGGTATACATGCAAAAGATGTCTATGAATATGCTATTCAAAATAACCTGACTGATAGACTGTTAGAAAATAAGCCAATAATATTAGCTGAAATTTACTATGCAATTAACCACGAATTTGCCAAATTCCCTCTTGATTTTATAGCAAGAAGAATATCTCTCGCAGAAACAGATGTAAAGTCAGCTAAAAATGCTTTAGATAAAACTTGTGATATATTTGCAGAGCTTTTTGGCTGGAGTATTGAAGAAAAAACAAGTATAAGAAATAGTTCTTTGGAAATTTTAAATAATGCATTCTGAGGTTCCTATGAAAATTATAGCTCATAGAGGTGCTTCATTTTACGCTCCTGAAAATACAAAAGCAGCTTTTAATCTTGCAGTACAGTTTGGTGTTGATGGTCTTGAAATGGACGTTCATCTCACCAAAGACAATCAAATTGTGGTTATACATGATGAATCCACAGGACGAACTGGCGTCAAAAACTTTAGAATAAAAAGAAGCAAATATTCCACCTTGAAAAAAATTGATGTGGGAAGCTGGTTTGATCAAAAATATAAAGGTGAAAAAATCCCTCTTTTAGAAAATATCATCGATTCTGTCCCAGACTATCTCGATTTATATATCGAAATAAAGTGTGGAACAGAAATACTAAACGCTATCTCTTTGTTGATAGATAAATATAACAATAGAGTCGATAGATTTATATTTTTTAGTTTCAATTATGAAGTCGTTGAAAACCTTAAAAAACTCTTTCCAAATATCAAAGTACTTTGGATAGTTGAATACGGATACAATGTACCAAACCACCCCAAAATGTACAAAGATGTTTACAAAAAAATAGAATCTGCAAATTTAGACGGGATTTCCACTTTAGCTGACTTAACGCATTGTATTAGGATGGCCAAAGAAATAAAAAAGCACAACTGGATGTGGAACGTATGGACAGTGGATAACCCTCATCTTGCTAAGCAGTTTATGAACTTAGGTGTCACTTCCTTATCCACCAATAGACCAGACTGGATAATCAATCACCTCAACGCCTAATCATCTTTCTTTTTGCTAAAATAAAGGTTGATCAGGGCCAACGTAGAAGTAAATACAATCATCAAAAATGAAATGGCATTTATTACAGGTGTACTACCATCTCTTACCTGTAAATAAAGATTTATAGGAAGTGTTGGCTCAGAACCTACAAGAAATAAGGTTGTATTAAAGTTTTCAAAACTCATTAAAAATGCAACAGAACCAGCTCCAATTAACGCAGGCTTTAAATATCTCAAAGTTATATGCCATATCACCTCAAACCTATTAGCCCCAAGATTTAATGCAGCCTCTTCTAATGTTCTATCAAACTTTTTCAATCTTGCTGATACAACCAAAACTACAAATGTTGTAATAAATGAAAACTGTCCCAGCACAACAAGCCAAAATCCTGGTGCAAAAATGGGAGCCTCAATCCCCAATTTTTCTTCCAAAAACAGTCCCACACTATTACTTGCAAGAAGTATTGAAATACCAAGGATAACTCCAGGGATTACAAGTGGCGCAAGTGTTAAAAAATATAGTGCTTGTTTAAATTTAAACTCTTCCTGCTCAAATAAAAATGCCCCCATAGTCCCCACAATTAAAGATAGTATTGAAACAATAAAAGCAGTCTTTATACTAACCCAAATACTTCTTAAATTATTTACATCATGGAAAAGCCCTACTCTGTGACCATCATTTGCAAAAAACCAATCAAGTGTAAACCCTTTCCATGGCAGACTTGGAAAATCTGAATTATTAAAGGCAAGTATACAAGTTATTACAAGTGGTGCAAAAAGAAAAATATAAAATAATGCAATATATATTTTAAAAGAGATTGTATATTTTTTACTCTTTGGAAGACTCCTTATCATTGTACCACCTTGCTTAAATTTTGTTTAGTTATTTTAAGCCCAAGCCAAATTATAAATGAAGAAAGCAGTAACAACAAGAATCCAAATGCAGCACCCTGATTCCAGTTAAAACTTGCAATAAATTGCGTGTATATCTGCTCTGTAAACCAGAGAGAGTTTTTGCCACCAATTAAATTAGGTGTTAAGTAATTCCCAAGTGTAAGCATAAAAACTACAATGGAACCCGAAGTAAGTCCTGGTTTTGCATGTGGTAAAATAATTTTAAAAACTATATCTTTAGTGGATGCACCTAAATCGTATGCAGCTTCTATTAAATGATCATCAAGGCTCTCCATAACTGATATCAAAGGTACAACCATAAACAGCATAGATGTATAAACAAGCACCATAATCATAGAAACATCATTGTATAAAAACTCTATAGGTTTATCCAGTATCCCAAGCTTTAATAAAAAGTGATTTATCACTCCACTTTCTCTAAGCAAAATCATCCAACCATAAACTCTAACTAACTCGCTCACCCAAAAAGGCATTAACAATAAAATAGACAAAAAATTACTATAACGAGGATTAACAACTTTAGTGATATAAAAAGATACAGGCAAAGCAATAATTGCTGTAATTATTGTAACAATAATTGAATAAACCGCAGTCCTAACAAAAGTAAACCAATAAACAGGCTCTACAAAAAAGTTTTTATAGTTTTGTAGACTCCAAACAAGCTCACCTAAATCATTTTCAGATTTTAAAGACATAATAAGCAAATCTATATGTGGTATAACTATCAATAAAAATAACCATAAAACAACAGGTATCAAAAAAATATAAAAACCCAATCTAGCATGTTTCATTTAGTCATCCCTCTTTTCAAAAGCAACACAGTTGTCAGGAAACCAACCAACCTCAATTACATCACCAGGTCTAATGTAATCAAATTGTTTGTTTTGAGGAAGAGCAACAATTATCTCCTTACCACTATTTTCAATTACCGTTAACAACCTACTGTTTGCACCATCAAAAAGGATAGTTTTAACTCTCACATTAACTCTGTTTAAACCTTCTAACTTTTTATCTGGCTTTATAATGAAGGCTTCAGGCCTAACAAAAAATTCACAATCTTTTTTTGATAATTTATTCAAAATTTTTACTTTAAACTCAAACCCTTCATTTGTTTTAACAAATGCAAAATTATCTTCTTGTGATAATAAATCAGCATCCCAACTGTTGTTATCACCCACAAAGCTTGCTACAAATGATGTCTGAGGATGATGATACAAGTTTTGTGGAGTATCTACCTGCTCAAACCTTCCAGCATTCATCACAGCCACGTAATCAGACATAACTAGTGCTTCGGACTGATCATGGGTTATATAAACAAAAGTTGTTCCAACTTCAGTCTGAAGCTTTTTCAGCTCCACTTTCATTTGCTCTCTAAGTTTCAAATCAAGAGCACCCAAAGGCTCATCCAACAATAAAACGGAAGGCTCAAGCACAAGACACCTGGCAATTGCAATCCTCTGTTTTTGACCACCAGATAACTGATTTATAGATTTTTTCTCAAATCCAGGCAAACCTACTCTTTCCAAAATATCTTTTACCCTTTTTTTAATCTCACTATTTGGGACTTTTCTTCTTTTTAAACCAAATGCAATATTTTCTTCCACATTCATCATTGGGAAAAGAGCAAGATTTTGAAAAACGAGGTTCACAGGCCTTTTGTTTGGTGGAATTCCATTTACCAGATTTCCTCGGATATAGATTTCCCCTTCTGTTGGCTCAATAAAACCTGCAATCATCCTAAGCAAAGTTGTTTTACCACACCCTGAAGGGCCTAAAATAGAAAAAAATTTACCCTGCTCTACCTGAAAAGATACACCTTTTACAGCCTTGAAATCACCAAATTTTTTTACCACATTACGCACTTCTAAATCAAACTGCATTAGCAAACTCCAATATTGGTTTTATTAAACATAAAAAAGAGGGGGAATCCCCCCTCGTATTAATGTGTTAACGTGCTGATTTTACTTTATCAAGGATTTTAGCTTCAATTGACTCAATATTTGCTGGTACTGGAGGATACCATTTAATATTATCTATATCAACTTTTGTAAAAGAGCGTTTCAAATTATCTTTAACTTCAGGTTTTAAGTATTTTTCAGCATCCTTTGAAGCTGTAAAATAACCCTCTTTGTTTGTAAAATATGCTGCATTCTCTGGTCTCAACATAAAATTTATCCATTTATATGCTGCATCTAAATTCTTTGATTTTGCAGGAATTGCAAAAGTATCAATCCAGCCAAGTGCACCACTCTTAGGAGCTACAAAATCTATATTTGGGTTTTCTTTGTGGAGTTTCCAACCACCACCATCCCAACCCATTGCTACATACACTTCTTCCGATCTTAAAAGTTGTAACAACGCATCACCATTTGACCAGTAATTTTTTACTAAATCTTTAGCTTCGATAAGTTTTTGACCGATTTTTTCCATCAAAGCTTTGTACTCTTTAGGCTTGCTATACAATTCAAAAGGGTTATGTCCAAGAGCAAAAGCAAGGGCTATCAAAGTTGGTCTTTTAAGTCTATAACTAATTCTCCCTTTGTATTTTGGATCAAGAAGTGCTGTGTAATCTTTAGCATCAGGAGCATATTTTTTGTTTATTATCAATCCTGATGTTCCCCAGCAGAAAGGCACAGCATAAGATTTACCATTTACCAAAGTATTTTTCTTAACAGCACTAAGCATAGAAGGGATAATTTGATCAGTTTTTATTTTACTGTAATCCATTGGTCTGTATATTTTATACTTTTTCTGAACAGAAGAAATTCTATCCTGACTTG is a window encoding:
- a CDS encoding glycerol-3-phosphate dehydrogenase/oxidase, whose protein sequence is MTKIDKYYDLIIIGGGATGAGVVLDAASRGIKTLLIEKNDFASGTSSRSTKLLHGGVRYLEAAIKHFDKEQYHLVKDGLKERYLLIKNAPHLCHKISLLTPLYKWYEIPYVFAGLTIYDLLSKDKSLGRSRLIGKKNAIKDFPALKKEGLKGCVLYYDGQFNDMRMNISILKTAEKFGAHIKNYTELKYFVKKNGKITGVIVHDKIKNEEIEIDCKAVINATGPFTDLIRKIDNPDCEEIMEVSSGIHIVIDKSFASEKTGLLIPKTDDGRVLFVLPWEDACLIGTTDEEAEVSEYPKPKETEIDYLLKHINRYFDLKVTKNDIKSVWSGLRPLVKHKSTNSTASIVRDHYIEVSNSGLITITGGKWTTFRKMAQDTVNKMISVNQFDNVKDCITESIIYHGSEGFNDNFIKEFYQFCKLDNDIKNHLLKNYGIHAKDVYEYAIQNNLTDRLLENKPIILAEIYYAINHEFAKFPLDFIARRISLAETDVKSAKNALDKTCDIFAELFGWSIEEKTSIRNSSLEILNNAF
- a CDS encoding glycerophosphodiester phosphodiesterase produces the protein MKIIAHRGASFYAPENTKAAFNLAVQFGVDGLEMDVHLTKDNQIVVIHDESTGRTGVKNFRIKRSKYSTLKKIDVGSWFDQKYKGEKIPLLENIIDSVPDYLDLYIEIKCGTEILNAISLLIDKYNNRVDRFIFFSFNYEVVENLKKLFPNIKVLWIVEYGYNVPNHPKMYKDVYKKIESANLDGISTLADLTHCIRMAKEIKKHNWMWNVWTVDNPHLAKQFMNLGVTSLSTNRPDWIINHLNA
- a CDS encoding ABC transporter permease, with the protein product MIRSLPKSKKYTISFKIYIALFYIFLFAPLVITCILAFNNSDFPSLPWKGFTLDWFFANDGHRVGLFHDVNNLRSIWVSIKTAFIVSILSLIVGTMGAFLFEQEEFKFKQALYFLTLAPLVIPGVILGISILLASNSVGLFLEEKLGIEAPIFAPGFWLVVLGQFSFITTFVVLVVSARLKKFDRTLEEAALNLGANRFEVIWHITLRYLKPALIGAGSVAFLMSFENFNTTLFLVGSEPTLPINLYLQVRDGSTPVINAISFLMIVFTSTLALINLYFSKKKDD
- a CDS encoding ABC transporter permease, which gives rise to MKHARLGFYIFLIPVVLWLFLLIVIPHIDLLIMSLKSENDLGELVWSLQNYKNFFVEPVYWFTFVRTAVYSIIVTIITAIIALPVSFYITKVVNPRYSNFLSILLLMPFWVSELVRVYGWMILLRESGVINHFLLKLGILDKPIEFLYNDVSMIMVLVYTSMLFMVVPLISVMESLDDHLIEAAYDLGASTKDIVFKIILPHAKPGLTSGSIVVFMLTLGNYLTPNLIGGKNSLWFTEQIYTQFIASFNWNQGAAFGFLLLLLSSFIIWLGLKITKQNLSKVVQ
- a CDS encoding ABC transporter ATP-binding protein, producing MQFDLEVRNVVKKFGDFKAVKGVSFQVEQGKFFSILGPSGCGKTTLLRMIAGFIEPTEGEIYIRGNLVNGIPPNKRPVNLVFQNLALFPMMNVEENIAFGLKRRKVPNSEIKKRVKDILERVGLPGFEKKSINQLSGGQKQRIAIARCLVLEPSVLLLDEPLGALDLKLREQMKVELKKLQTEVGTTFVYITHDQSEALVMSDYVAVMNAGRFEQVDTPQNLYHHPQTSFVASFVGDNNSWDADLLSQEDNFAFVKTNEGFEFKVKILNKLSKKDCEFFVRPEAFIIKPDKKLEGLNRVNVRVKTILFDGANSRLLTVIENSGKEIIVALPQNKQFDYIRPGDVIEVGWFPDNCVAFEKRDD
- a CDS encoding extracellular solute-binding protein, which translates into the protein MSKRILVMLLVLAFGITSAYAGGTLRLLTWKGYAPKELVDKFEKETGIKVEVTYSNNEEMIAKLRATRGAGFDLAQPSQDRISSVQKKYKIYRPMDYSKIKTDQIIPSMLSAVKKNTLVNGKSYAVPFCWGTSGLIINKKYAPDAKDYTALLDPKYKGRISYRLKRPTLIALAFALGHNPFELYSKPKEYKALMEKIGQKLIEAKDLVKNYWSNGDALLQLLRSEEVYVAMGWDGGGWKLHKENPNIDFVAPKSGALGWIDTFAIPAKSKNLDAAYKWINFMLRPENAAYFTNKEGYFTASKDAEKYLKPEVKDNLKRSFTKVDIDNIKWYPPVPANIESIEAKILDKVKSAR